DNA from Paraburkholderia sp. BL10I2N1:
GACACCCCGTTCTATCCGCGCAGCCCCTATGGCGTCGCCAAGCTGTTCGCTCACTGGTCGACGATCAACTATCGCGAGTCGTACGGCCTTTTCGCGAGCAGCGGCATCCTGTTCAATCACGAATCACCGCTGCGGGGTCGTGAATTCGTCACGCGCAAAATCACCGACACCGTCGCGAAGATCCGTCTCGGCAAGCGTGACGTGCTCGAACTCGGCAACATGGACGCGAAGCGCGACTGGGGCTTCGCGCTCGAATACGTCGAAGGCATGTGGCGCATGCTCCAGGCCGACGAACCCGACACTTACGTGCTCGCCACCAACCGCACCGAGACGGTGCGCGAGTTCGTGCGAATGGCGTTCGCTGCGGCGGGCTACCAGCTCGAATGGTCCGGCAAGGCTGAAACGGAAACCGGCATCGACGTGGCAACCGGCAAGACCCTGGTGCGCGTGAACCCGAAGTACTATCGCCCGGCCGAAGTCGATCTGCTGATCGGTTGCGCGGACAAGGCGAAGAAAAAGCTGGGCTGGCAACCGGAAACGACGCTCGAACAGCTCTGCCAGATGATGGTCGCAGCCGACCTGTCGCGTAACCAGCATCACGAAACATTCTGAGCCTGAAGGTGAAGAAGGCGCCTCATGCAGGCGCCTTCTTCGTCCTTGTCGAGCCTGGGCGGCCCTGAACAAGCCACCCGGGCAGAACGCTTCAGCGGTTTCAGTGCACCCCGCCTGCCGCAATCGCTTCGTCGTACACCGCCGCGACGCGCTTCGCGATCACCGCATTGTCGAAGTTCTCGCGCGCATACGCGCGGCACGCGTCAGCGTCCGGCAGCTTCAGCGAGCCATCGAGCGCCGCGGCGAGGCCATCGGCAATCGCAGCGGCGCCCGTCGCCGG
Protein-coding regions in this window:
- the gmd gene encoding GDP-mannose 4,6-dehydratase produces the protein MSTPRKAIITGISGQDGAYLTKLLLGKGYHVVGTYRRTSSVNFWRMEELGVADHPNLRLVEHDLTDLGSTVRLLQSAQADEVYNLAAQSFVGVSFDQPITTAEVTGIGALNLLEGIRIVNPRMRFYQASTSEMFGKVQAVPQCEDTPFYPRSPYGVAKLFAHWSTINYRESYGLFASSGILFNHESPLRGREFVTRKITDTVAKIRLGKRDVLELGNMDAKRDWGFALEYVEGMWRMLQADEPDTYVLATNRTETVREFVRMAFAAAGYQLEWSGKAETETGIDVATGKTLVRVNPKYYRPAEVDLLIGCADKAKKKLGWQPETTLEQLCQMMVAADLSRNQHHETF